A stretch of the Arachis stenosperma cultivar V10309 chromosome 6, arast.V10309.gnm1.PFL2, whole genome shotgun sequence genome encodes the following:
- the LOC130935572 gene encoding U-box domain-containing protein 3 isoform X2, whose protein sequence is MHIGQTNTTSAKCLINSISRFIHLVSCHSVKPTPLKKNFDNMVSVLKRLKPVLDDVVDHNLPLEENLYRECEELDMLVNEAKELIEKWGPKMSKIRSVLRSGELLIKLQSASLDICRVIVRSLKSPSNASVLSNLQQYMQELQRLKKETAVVYIEDALRNQRNNVQTSNDRLKGIIELLHLTSNQELLKESIAAEKERLNTEVNKMKEELDEINQIVNLVCNLREYVLKFECREVKHGVSIPQYFRCPLSLELMSEPVIVASGQTYERQSIQMWLDHGLTVCPKTHQRLSHTNLIPNYTVKAMIANWCEEHAVKLPNNSKPKSSYHVSTPSDHSFPQDFDPVCSFGSSHSSYSTSKSSPQTGSAFEKQNGDGSFRLSGESNGCRSGDTEKFEHSSPEASCSHSRSESVSSSISSSDYVYPVSKGVSAIPNKHQNVLCREIINEHPANKESGISTRFSGKQSQIPESKIVGMENGNNHRKNNNIINSHTEVDSVPASNLQHDELTTISHVNKLIEDLQSKKSNEVQTAAAEELRLLTKNNMENRVIVGKCGAVTPLLSLLYSNVKITQEHAVTALLNLSIYEDNKSLIMEAGAIEPLIHVLKTGNDGAKENSAAALFSLSVIENNKEKIGRSSAVKALVDLLASGTLRGKKDAATALYNLSIFHDNKARIVQAGAVKYLTQLLDPADRMVDKAVALLANLSTIAEGRIEITRQGGIPLLVEILESGSQRGKENAASILFQLCLHSSKFCTLVLQEGAVPPLVALSQSGTTRAKEKAQQLLSHFRNQREVAAGKGRS, encoded by the exons GTCAAACGAATACAACTTCAGCGAAATGTCTCATCAACAGCATTTCACGATTCATTCATCTAGTTTCTTGCCATTCGGTAAAGCCTACCCCCCTTAAGAAGAACTTTGATAATATGGTTAGTGTGTTGAAGCGTTTGAAACCTGTGCTCGATGATGTTGTGGATCACAATCTCCCTTTGGAGGAAAATCTGTATAGAGAATGCGAGGAATTGGATATGTTGGTTAATGAAGCTAAAGAGCTCATTGAAAAATGGGGCCCAAAGATGAGCAAGATTCGCAGC GTTCTTCGAAGTGGTGAATTGCTGATCAAGTTACAGAGTGCTTCACTTGATATTTGTCGTGTGATTGTTAGATCCCTAAAGTCACCTTCAAATGCTTCAGTTTTGTCCAATCTTCAG caatatatgcAGGAACTTCAGCGTCTTAAGAAGGAGACAGCAGTGGTCTATATAGAAGACGCACTTAGAAATCAAAGGAATAATGTTCAAACTTCAAATGATCGTCTAAAAGGAATTATTGAGTTACTTCACCTTACATCAAACCAGGAGCTTTTAAAAGAAAGTATTGCTGCGGAAAAGGAAAGGTTGAACACTGAAGTCAATAAAATGAAAGAGGAATTGGATGAAATTAACCAAATTGTGAATCTTGTCTGCAACTTACGCGAGTATGTGTTGAAATTTGAGTGCCGTGAAGTCAAACACGGTGTCTCTATCCCACAATACTTTAGATGTCCTTTATCATTGGAACTTATGTCAGAACCTGTTATTGTGGCTTCTGGTCAAACATACGAGAGGCAATCCATTCAAATGTGGCTTGATCATGGCCTGACTGTTTGTCCCAAGACTCATCAGAGACTTTCCCATACAAATCTTATTCCGAATTATACCGTGAAAGCTATGATAGCAAACTGGTGTGAGGAACATGCTGTCAAACTTCCCAATAACTCTAAGCCTAAAAGTTCTTACCATGTTTCAACCCCGTCAGATCATTCATTTCCTCAAGATTTTGATCCTGTGTGTAGTTTTGGGTCTTCACATAGTAGCTATTCCACTTCAAAATCGTCCCCTCAAACTGGAAGTGCATTTGAGAAGCAAAATGGTGATGGTTCTTTCAGACTAAGTGGAGAATCAAATGGATGCAGGAGTGGAGACACAGAAAAGTTTGAGCACTCATCCCCTGAGGCTTCATGTAGTCACAGCAGAAGTGAATCAGTGTCAAGTTCTATTTCTAGCAGTGATTATGTATATCCAGTTTCAAAAGGGGTGTCAGCCATACCTAATAAGCATCAAAATGTGTTGTGCAGAGAAATCATAAATGAGCATCCTGCAAATAAAGAATCAGGGATTTCTACTCGGTTTTCAGGAAAGCAATCTCAAATCCCTGAATCCAAAATTGTAGGGATGGAGAACGGAAATAATCATagaaagaataataatattattaatagcCACACGGAAGTTGATTCGGTTCCTGCTTCCAACTTACAGCATGATGAACTAACTACCATATCTCATGTCAACAAGCTGATTGAAGACCTTCAGAGTAAGAAGTCAAATGAGGTGCAAACTGCTGCTGCAGAAGAATTGAGGCTCCTTACCAAGAATAACATGGAAAACCGTGTCATTGTTGGGAAGTGTGGCGCAGTTACACCATTACTTTCACTGCTGTATTCGAATGTGAAGATAACACAAGAACATGCTGTGACAGCTCTTCTGAATTTGTCAATTTACGAGGACAACAAGTCTTTGATTATGGAAGCAGGAGCCATAGAACCACTGATCCACGTTTTGAAGACAGGAAATGATGGTGCCAAGGAGAATTCTGCAGCAGCACTATTCAGCCTCTCCGTAATAGAAAACAATAAGGAAAAAATTGGTCGTTCCAGTGCAGTTAAAGCTTTGGTGGATCTTCTAGCCTCAGGAACACTAAGGGGAAAGAAGGATGCTGCCACTGCTTTATATAACTTATCAATATTTCACGACAATAAAGCTCGGATAGTTCAAGCTGGAGCTGTGAAGTATCTGACTCAGTTATTGGACCCTGCTGACAGAATGGTTGACAAGGCTGTTGCTCTTTTAGCAAATCTCTCAACAATTGCAGAGGGTCGAATAGAAATAACAAGGCAAGGGGGAATTCCCTTGCTAGTTGAAATTTTGGAGTCAGGTTCTCAAAGGGGGAAGGAAAATGCTGCTTCTATTCTCTTCCAACTATGCCTTCATAGTTCGAAGTTTTGTACCCTCGTTCTGCAAGAAGGAGCTGTACCACCCCTAGTTGCATTGTCTCAGTCCGGCACGACAAGAGCAAAAGAAAAG GCGCAACAGCTACTCAGTCATTTCCGTAATCAGCGTGAAGTGGCTGCCGGGAAGGGAAGATCATGA
- the LOC130935572 gene encoding U-box domain-containing protein 3 isoform X1, which yields MLHFHWGQTNTTSAKCLINSISRFIHLVSCHSVKPTPLKKNFDNMVSVLKRLKPVLDDVVDHNLPLEENLYRECEELDMLVNEAKELIEKWGPKMSKIRSVLRSGELLIKLQSASLDICRVIVRSLKSPSNASVLSNLQQYMQELQRLKKETAVVYIEDALRNQRNNVQTSNDRLKGIIELLHLTSNQELLKESIAAEKERLNTEVNKMKEELDEINQIVNLVCNLREYVLKFECREVKHGVSIPQYFRCPLSLELMSEPVIVASGQTYERQSIQMWLDHGLTVCPKTHQRLSHTNLIPNYTVKAMIANWCEEHAVKLPNNSKPKSSYHVSTPSDHSFPQDFDPVCSFGSSHSSYSTSKSSPQTGSAFEKQNGDGSFRLSGESNGCRSGDTEKFEHSSPEASCSHSRSESVSSSISSSDYVYPVSKGVSAIPNKHQNVLCREIINEHPANKESGISTRFSGKQSQIPESKIVGMENGNNHRKNNNIINSHTEVDSVPASNLQHDELTTISHVNKLIEDLQSKKSNEVQTAAAEELRLLTKNNMENRVIVGKCGAVTPLLSLLYSNVKITQEHAVTALLNLSIYEDNKSLIMEAGAIEPLIHVLKTGNDGAKENSAAALFSLSVIENNKEKIGRSSAVKALVDLLASGTLRGKKDAATALYNLSIFHDNKARIVQAGAVKYLTQLLDPADRMVDKAVALLANLSTIAEGRIEITRQGGIPLLVEILESGSQRGKENAASILFQLCLHSSKFCTLVLQEGAVPPLVALSQSGTTRAKEKAQQLLSHFRNQREVAAGKGRS from the exons ATGCTCCATTTTCATTGGG GTCAAACGAATACAACTTCAGCGAAATGTCTCATCAACAGCATTTCACGATTCATTCATCTAGTTTCTTGCCATTCGGTAAAGCCTACCCCCCTTAAGAAGAACTTTGATAATATGGTTAGTGTGTTGAAGCGTTTGAAACCTGTGCTCGATGATGTTGTGGATCACAATCTCCCTTTGGAGGAAAATCTGTATAGAGAATGCGAGGAATTGGATATGTTGGTTAATGAAGCTAAAGAGCTCATTGAAAAATGGGGCCCAAAGATGAGCAAGATTCGCAGC GTTCTTCGAAGTGGTGAATTGCTGATCAAGTTACAGAGTGCTTCACTTGATATTTGTCGTGTGATTGTTAGATCCCTAAAGTCACCTTCAAATGCTTCAGTTTTGTCCAATCTTCAG caatatatgcAGGAACTTCAGCGTCTTAAGAAGGAGACAGCAGTGGTCTATATAGAAGACGCACTTAGAAATCAAAGGAATAATGTTCAAACTTCAAATGATCGTCTAAAAGGAATTATTGAGTTACTTCACCTTACATCAAACCAGGAGCTTTTAAAAGAAAGTATTGCTGCGGAAAAGGAAAGGTTGAACACTGAAGTCAATAAAATGAAAGAGGAATTGGATGAAATTAACCAAATTGTGAATCTTGTCTGCAACTTACGCGAGTATGTGTTGAAATTTGAGTGCCGTGAAGTCAAACACGGTGTCTCTATCCCACAATACTTTAGATGTCCTTTATCATTGGAACTTATGTCAGAACCTGTTATTGTGGCTTCTGGTCAAACATACGAGAGGCAATCCATTCAAATGTGGCTTGATCATGGCCTGACTGTTTGTCCCAAGACTCATCAGAGACTTTCCCATACAAATCTTATTCCGAATTATACCGTGAAAGCTATGATAGCAAACTGGTGTGAGGAACATGCTGTCAAACTTCCCAATAACTCTAAGCCTAAAAGTTCTTACCATGTTTCAACCCCGTCAGATCATTCATTTCCTCAAGATTTTGATCCTGTGTGTAGTTTTGGGTCTTCACATAGTAGCTATTCCACTTCAAAATCGTCCCCTCAAACTGGAAGTGCATTTGAGAAGCAAAATGGTGATGGTTCTTTCAGACTAAGTGGAGAATCAAATGGATGCAGGAGTGGAGACACAGAAAAGTTTGAGCACTCATCCCCTGAGGCTTCATGTAGTCACAGCAGAAGTGAATCAGTGTCAAGTTCTATTTCTAGCAGTGATTATGTATATCCAGTTTCAAAAGGGGTGTCAGCCATACCTAATAAGCATCAAAATGTGTTGTGCAGAGAAATCATAAATGAGCATCCTGCAAATAAAGAATCAGGGATTTCTACTCGGTTTTCAGGAAAGCAATCTCAAATCCCTGAATCCAAAATTGTAGGGATGGAGAACGGAAATAATCATagaaagaataataatattattaatagcCACACGGAAGTTGATTCGGTTCCTGCTTCCAACTTACAGCATGATGAACTAACTACCATATCTCATGTCAACAAGCTGATTGAAGACCTTCAGAGTAAGAAGTCAAATGAGGTGCAAACTGCTGCTGCAGAAGAATTGAGGCTCCTTACCAAGAATAACATGGAAAACCGTGTCATTGTTGGGAAGTGTGGCGCAGTTACACCATTACTTTCACTGCTGTATTCGAATGTGAAGATAACACAAGAACATGCTGTGACAGCTCTTCTGAATTTGTCAATTTACGAGGACAACAAGTCTTTGATTATGGAAGCAGGAGCCATAGAACCACTGATCCACGTTTTGAAGACAGGAAATGATGGTGCCAAGGAGAATTCTGCAGCAGCACTATTCAGCCTCTCCGTAATAGAAAACAATAAGGAAAAAATTGGTCGTTCCAGTGCAGTTAAAGCTTTGGTGGATCTTCTAGCCTCAGGAACACTAAGGGGAAAGAAGGATGCTGCCACTGCTTTATATAACTTATCAATATTTCACGACAATAAAGCTCGGATAGTTCAAGCTGGAGCTGTGAAGTATCTGACTCAGTTATTGGACCCTGCTGACAGAATGGTTGACAAGGCTGTTGCTCTTTTAGCAAATCTCTCAACAATTGCAGAGGGTCGAATAGAAATAACAAGGCAAGGGGGAATTCCCTTGCTAGTTGAAATTTTGGAGTCAGGTTCTCAAAGGGGGAAGGAAAATGCTGCTTCTATTCTCTTCCAACTATGCCTTCATAGTTCGAAGTTTTGTACCCTCGTTCTGCAAGAAGGAGCTGTACCACCCCTAGTTGCATTGTCTCAGTCCGGCACGACAAGAGCAAAAGAAAAG GCGCAACAGCTACTCAGTCATTTCCGTAATCAGCGTGAAGTGGCTGCCGGGAAGGGAAGATCATGA